Sequence from the Paralichthys olivaceus isolate ysfri-2021 chromosome 1, ASM2471397v2, whole genome shotgun sequence genome:
CTGAGAGTAAATCATTCATTCACGTTAACATCCTCCACAGTGTTTTGATGTTTCATCACTATTTGATCCCGTTGTTATTTATTGAGTCAAACTTTCACTTAATCAACCAGATCCATTCTTTTAACCCTCAAATACTCTCGTTCATCTCTAACTGAGCAAACACCGATGTTCACATATTTCAGTTTAGCGAGTTAGAAAAATCATCAACACGCCAACTCACTGATCGTGAATCTTCGGGATCATCTCcggctcattcagacattctcAGGAGCTTTTTACTCTGGAGATTGTCCGGAGTCTGACTCGGCCTTTTGTGTTCTCACGTAGAGACTTTTCGGAGTTCAGTGCAGAAGATTcaacaaacagttttttttatttcttgtatcAAATTTCTTTGTGAATCATTTTAAACTCCGGTTGATCTCTCTCCTCTGGATCCTCTCCTGTGTTTCACGGCTCTGTTCCCTCTGTCCTCAGCGAGGCCGATGTCACTGTTTGACATGTTTCCCAGACAATCTGATGAACCTGAGTCTGGTCCTGAAGGTTGCAGATCCAGTCTCGGCTCTCGGCTCAAATCATCCCCCCTCCCGCGTCCGCCCCGTCAGTCTCTCACCACAGTAAACACTGCCAGCTGTCCCATAAAGACGGCACCAGGCGCAGCCGACCCGGTCCAGACAGATGAGGGAATGGATTCAAGGTGAGTGACGTCAGGGAGGAACACGAGGAGGCTGAAGCTGGTAGTTCGCTGGAGGCGGAAAGAATGTCTCAGGAAAAGGTCTTTGTTTcagcaaaacaaactttaaagaataaataaataaccaagTGTGGAAAATACAGACTCACTCAAAGTTACAAGGTGAATATTGGACTTTGATCATTTTCCTTCTCTGCCAAAGcagaactttgttttttctcacttCCTCGTCCCGACAGCATTTTGCTGTCAGATGTTGAGATAAAGAAGACGACCTGGTGAGATCATGTGTTCACTGTTTCCCCAGcgatgcatttaaaaaaatacctgAGCGACTGCGCAACTCGGCAGCAGGATATGAAGTCTGAGCGTCGGGTTTATAGAACCTCAGAGAGTCTGTACGTGATCACATCCGCAAAATAAACTCAACTCTGACGTCAACTTTTCCAGAGGTGAAGGTGAGAATGAATCAGCTCCTGACTCCGATTCCACTCTGGCTGTCgactgttttctttattctgcACAAAATCACTTGGATCAACACATGAAGCTGAACTCAGGACCAGAAGCTCCAGAGAAGCTCGTAAACGTCTCTGAGGCAGCTGAAGGGTCAAAGTTCAGATTTTTCGTCAGATCACTCTGAGAGTTTTAGCTCGGCGGAAAAGCCTGAGGTTAAAGGTCATGAATTCAACGCAGAgcaaagcatcatgggaaacATCCTCCTCTGTGATGGATGAaacagttcagtgtgtgtgtgtgtgaggaaatcTGCCACCTGGTGTAAATATAGCAGCACTGCATGTTGAAAaccagagaaacaaaatgaGTTCATTTTCTACCGAATCTTTATTATGATTCACTTGGTTTGAACCCGAATGATTAAAGTTTGTTCAACTTAAAGTTGAAGTTATGACACAAGTGATgacattcatttgaaaaaactaaattcaattgaattttttgtttgtgcattccatcattttttgcctttttataaacattttcatcaaacaTCCATCCAgtaaaacatgatttatttagattgaaagataaatacaaaatataaatgaattcatATGTGAGTTTATTGATTAAAGGTGCGATGAGATCCAACATGTTCAAGGattcaatattttaaataaggttttcttattatttttaataagaACAATAACAAGATTTATTTGTAAACTACATATCAAAGCTATTAAGTGCTTCACaagtttaaaatattaaaaattaataaaagtaataaataaataaataaaataaagattaacccaggcagggatgaaaacaaataattgaaatgaatgaTTCAAGAAAGGATATTAAAGCAGATCTTTCTAATCTCAGCTGGTTAAATTCACCGATCAGACAAAAAGACGACTATCGTGATATCTCTAAAATCTTAAAAGTTCATTCACAAATTTCATCGTTTGCAACCaagattatttttcatctttatttgtgCAACTTGtttcatcaagtttttttttagttgCACCAGCTGCGTTCAGAGAAACGACTCCCTCGTCCTAAACCTGCTGACtgcactgaaataaaacaaacctatGACATGAACAGACTGAAATGATGTcatttgtccacacacacacacacacacacacacacacacacacacacacacacacacacacacacacacacacacacacacacacacacacacacacacacactcttctggAAACGTCCCCATGACACATCTGTGAAACATTCCTCAGCCAGTTTCATTAAACACACTCAGGAGtcagatgtttaaaaacaggAACATCGAGTCTCAACTAACTCCTGATCCTTCGTCCAGTTTTTAATACGGAACAGATCTGAGCTTCTTTTAATTTAGAGTTGTTATCTGCTTCCAGAGTTAGAGAGTGAGATCTTCTCTTTCGTCCCAGACGTTTCACTCCCAAGATAGCAGCAGTGGAATCCCAACGCCTTGtgtaagagagtgtgtgtgtgtgtgtgtgtgtctgcagtgatgTACACAGCAACGATCACTGACGGACAAACAGTATCATGTCCAGTGTTTCCATTACAACACGGTGTGAGCTGAGTGTTAATCCCTGCCTCCATCTCGACTGAGCTCAAACAAACAGCTCAGTTTTAAACCAACCACCTATAAACTATTTaacgtttgtttttttatcttagCTGGTTCCTCTTTCATGCAACCTTCCATTTTTCTACAGTTTGATTAACCTCGATTACCGGCTGTCTGCAAATGactgcagataaattaaaaagccgATAAGAACGCAGATTCTAACGTCAGTaaatatctattattattattattctctagTATTTACAGTCAAATAGACCATTAAGCACCGTATGCTTTAGGGTATCATAGATacagtttgattgacagctcttACCGTCCAATGGGTGGGCGTTTCATGCCCTCAAGCTCCccgtcaggctccacccctcgctcctccaaatatggtgaCTTCTGGTTTaaagaaaaccaagatggcgctggacaagATGTCAAACTGGAGCTCACAAACCAGCGGGTGACGTCAGGATGGGGTCGGCtgtaagatttatttttttaagggTTTTTCTAAAGTAACGATGCACAAACAGTTTTAATCGCAGCTGACgtgttggttttaatgagcAGAACATGATCTATGACAGAATCACTCGTTAAGTCTTAAGTGTCGTATAACATCTAGCATCTAAAGACCAAACACTCAAACTGTGTCATGTGAACAGAGACGGCAGAAGCAGAACATTGTGGGAAGTGTTGATGGTCTTTAAAAGTAACAGAGGAAGTTCCTTGTCTCTGAACAGTCTCGGATCCTGACGTTGCCCGTGTCATTCTTGGATAAGGTTCcgcagtgctgctgctccaggGGGCAGACGGGCAGGCCAGAGTACAACAACTCTGCCCCGTTCACCCACAACCAATCACCGGCCAGGAATCGAAGGCCTGTCCACACCTGAGGACAAGAGACAACCGATGGAGCTGATTTTAAAACCATTGAAGTAAAGAATAACATCTCGTCGTGGTCCGACGGCTGTTTCCAGCTCACAGAACCATGTTGCTGAGACCCACCTCGTCGCTGTTGGCCTCCATGACCCTCCTCATCACGTAGCTGTGCTCCTCTCCAGGCTGCACGCTCAACAGCTCGTGGTTCTGGTTTCCCCCCCTGAGCGCTCTGCAGTGTTCCAGCGCCTCCTCCCACGTCTTGTTCTCCTTCACCAGGACCAGGTTGTCCCAGTAGCACAGGAAGGGGAAGCGGGTGGAGCAGTTTCGGGCGGACATCTGTTTACccagagaggagatggagacacAGTCGCCGTTGTCGTCGCTCGGCTCAGCTTCAGACCAATTTCTGTACTCTGACAAGCCTCTGCTCCACACCCATGCTCCCCCTGCAGGACAGATGGGGAAGGTGAAcatgtgtctgtttatttgttgttataAAATGGATGAACAGAAAAACAGTTGCAGCCTCAGAgttgaaattaataaatatattcacCTCAACACTTTTCTCATCTAGTTGAGTCCTCAAGGATTTTCAAACCTTTTATTCAGGAAGTAAAAGTGACCGACTTGAAGGCGCTGGGCTCTTTGCTCAACCAGACAAGCTTTACGTCATCATCTTGTCCAGAGCGTTTAACGTCCGAATAACAAAATGTTTGTGCGTCCACCTGAGCACACATGGGCGTGGTCAGGTGTGCTGACACATGGCTACCGTAGGGCGACAGGAAGTGAACGTACGCTTGATTTGTAGTCATCAGTGACGTGTTTCACTGTGGTTTTAAAGACGGATTATCAGTTGGATATGTGTTTTCATAGGCGGGGGCAGAATGTGCTCAACGATGGAGCGATTATCAAATGAAGCTGTTAAAATATCAATCTGCTGTTTTATGAGTGCATCAGGCTTTTAAATGGAAGGAGAGATGACAGCCATTGGTTTATTagaatttagtttattttactcctgtttttcctctttcgTTGGTTTATTAATCTGtgagttattgtttttattaaaacaaaagaaagacaacTCACCAGTGGATGAGTTCATGCAGACGTGGCTGGTTTGAGTTTTACCGTCTCTGTGCAGTCCCGTCCAGACGGGGAAGTCCTGTGGAAGAACAGCCTTCTTCAGGTCGGAGCCCTTTTTGAAAGTTGACAGGTCGTCGAAAACATCCCTGCAGTACGTCTGGGCCTCCGACCACGTCTTGGACTGAGGTATGAACGTGTAATGGTAATGGCCATGGTAGCGCTTGtgacagatgaagaaaaaataGTAGCCACAATCGCTTCCGTAAAccctgtgaagagaaaaaacaacagcgaCTGAGTTACAGTGAAGAaattcaatcactttattcttttatttcttcgaTCTGGTTTTATGTTGCACACGACAGCGTGACTCAACTTCTCATCTCTGTGAACCTCGTATTTCTTTAGGccaatatgaataaaaacagagagattatcgatgtgaaggagaagaaagcTACTTCAGTCTAATCATAAACGATAAAACTCCTAAATTTGACAAAACTAATCTAGtgaagaaacaataaaataatgactCATATTATTGGAAACAAGCTCAGTGCCCATTGTAAATCTGTGATTTAAACTTTTgagttcatcctacctggtttatctgcactgaagatttcatagtcagtgtttttcatcaaatcaaACTAAACTCTCTTTAACTTGATATAAAGCAACAAACCAACGTTGTGCTTTTAGTTTTCAGAAAACCTGATAAAGAGAAAAGTGattctaaatataaatataaagtatttcaatataaagtatttcaatataaagtatttcaatataaagtatttcaatataaagtatttcaatataaagtatttcaatataaagtatttcaatataaagcaGCCGTTTtaggatgaagaaaaacaacaatttgtacaatttagatgaaacacttgtgaaaacatcaccaggatgaTTCTATATTCactttctgccaataaatcctttcacctaaatcttacacactgaacctttaatgaatcaGGACTGAACAAACCTCCACATGCATAGAAACTGTTCagtgagaaaacacaacaacacctgGAGATCAAGTGGGAATCAACATGGACACAACCATCTGTCCAGGAAGGTTCCCAATGTGCCCAGGCAttgaagttggttccagctctGTTCGACCAAATCCAGTTACCCCAAGTAGAATAGTTGTTCCTTTCTCTGAACAGGCCGATCCACGCGTGATAATTCTTTATGTCCAGATCGTCTGAATCCGTCGGTGAATATATGACGGCCAAGTCGCGGTTGTATCCTCTGTTTGGAGAAGAGTCAGAAAGCAAAGTGACACCATCAGCAACAGATGTTTGAGGTTTTTACTCGTTTGTTTTGTGACGGGGATGTGACCTGAGTTAACCTGTCCCTGTTCGAGGCACCTGGGCCCCACCTGAGTTATTCAAGAGAAGCGTCTCCTTCTCTTTTGTCACGGCTTCTGAGCCGGGTCGCGACAGTTTCATTTTCCTTTCTCCAGTTTTTCTACATGATGACGATGCAGTGAtctattaaaatgaacatttaaagtTCTGCACGGTCCGGCCCCCGTTTAAATTACCAGTCATTAACGCCCAAGGGTCCAAACCGTGATCTGAGATCTTCCAATCAATAATTCCTGAATCGAGGCTGGTAACTAAGGCTGGTAACTAAGGCTGGTAACTAAGGGTGGTAACTAAGGCTGGTAACTAAGGGTGACCATGAATCTGCCTGAGGATATTAGACGTTCATTAGCACTTTACCTGTTTTTAATTTAACGCTTAAAACATATTGTTATAGACAATAGACAgattttaaactattttaatggatgtgggtttttttctctgatgtcctttttattattttttattaatattacaaaatgGAAATGAAGTAACTGGAGTACTGACATTTGCAGATCACTGGATCTCACTGAATGGTTTAAAGGTTTTTTGCATtaacttgtgtttcttttatccTCTTCTTCTGACGTTACtttaaaatcatgttttgtttgtgtttttattctgtgacGCACCTTGTaagagttattattattacaatgatGATCAGCATCATTACTACACGTGTACACACAGAACGCAAGTTacatatttcaacaaaaaatGTGACTTAGGAAGAGAAGCTCACCCTCTGCAGAAGCTTTGAGCGTCGCCCCAGGAGGAATGAGGATGTCTGTAATATTCATACTGTTTCCTGAGCACTGATCCGAATCCAGACACCGCAGgagtgcagaggaggaggaggaggaagggtccAGAGAGGTcgctcttcatcatcatcatcatcatcatgatgatAACACTGCTGGACAGACAGCATCACTGTTATGAAACCATATGTGCTTCTGTGAATGAAAATATTTCCTCATGAAGCTGCACCGTCAGACAAACATCGACCCTAACCCCCAAACCCCGAAACCCTAACCCCACCTTCGATCCTTTGACTTCTGCAGTAGAGAAAACTGGAGTCAAACTTCAGAAATCGTCCTCTGACGTCACTCTGTCCCCTTAGAGAAGTCAAACAACAAGACAACGTATGTCaagtgaagaagtgaataaaACTACACGAACAAAACAAACCTACATCATCTGTGagataaatgattttaaattataaCTTCATTTAAGTCATGATTGATGAGCTACTCCTTCGTTTCCACACTTTACTTAAAGACTTTTCACTACTGAAGATATTCCATCTTTAGTCAAAGGTTTCTTCTCATTTTACTCTCTGCTGAATAACCGAGGCGTCGCTCTGCGTCGTTACCTGATGTGAGACGTCTTCAGTGAGAATCAGCCTCTGCTGCTGGATCAGCCTCCAACTTTAAGCTGTAAGACTCACTGCTTTGTCTCTGGACACTCATTTGACTAGCAGACACGCAGGTCAACTATCAGCTGCACAAATCATTTGACTCTGAGCAAATGAGCGAGAGATTTACCTACAGACCTGAAACAATCAAAACTTTAAGACACGAGACGCAGGCAAATGAAACCTGCTGCATCGTTGTACTGTTCCGTCGTCAGGGTTACACGTGGAGACACGAGGCGTCGGCAGGAAAGTTAGAAAACGCTGCTTGGGATTTATTGACCTGCGTTCAGccgtaaaataaaacatgtttatggtCCCATTACTTTCTGAGGGAGGGGAGTTTAGGAGACGTTAAACTAAACATGGCAACAAAATGAAATCTGTtctgaaaccaaaataaatcaaatttactGAGtctacatttagtttttctcagAAAACTCAGTACAGACAGAATATCTAAAGTTAGTATTTCATCATAAGTCACTGTTAATGCCGATATTCGCTCATTGTTCAGATACTGATCCTGTTTTATATCTCATCCGATAAAGCACAAGAAATTCAGCCGAAGATTTCTTTTCCAGAACATCTGTTTAGTTCCAGAAACCTCATGTTCATCGTTTTGGTTTTATACTTTTCATGATCGTTCATGGCCCAAGAGAGCGCAGGGGGAATATGGATCCATTTGGACATGTGATAGAATATAAATCAggtttgaataaacaggcgaccagcgcCCTGCAGCAGTCAGATAAACCCGGGTGGATCTTTCTGCCAAATCATTGTGataatttgattttattaaCAACCAGTTTTTCTCAGATAGAGGTGACCAGTTTGTGAAGATTCTCCAGCTTCTGTGAAGTTGAGCTTCAGTGAACTAGTTGAAGAGGAAACGTGAGTGAGCTGTAAAACATTAGTTGATGTAAAGAAAGTTCATTTCAgccaattagattttttttaattagcaaTAGACTTTATCTGCATCAAGGATCCTGCACCAGTTGGGTCGCACCATGTTTGTCCACACTCCGCTGGACACGGCTGCGTCAAATAGCCGACAGTTGCGATGTTTGTTAGCATTCAGCGTTACAGCCCTGCTCACCTATAGCTAAAGGTTTAAGCAGCTTAGCTAATTAGCTTGTGAAACACAAATAAttgcaggagagaaaagaaaatgttttgcatcGATGAAACGTAAAGAAAGCAGCTCCAACGAAACCAGACGAACTCAATGAATTTATTCAAAGggatgttaaattaaatatcttCACCTGAATCCACTTtaagtaaataaatcaaaatattcCTCATGGATCttcaaatattcatgaaaattaaataaagtgcaAGAAAAAATTCTGCATATTTGGCTTTATTATGCATTTAATTGATGCTTTTAGAGTAAACTCTGAATTATAtctgaaacaaagaggaaacacatcattaataaacattttgtgACTTTAAGACTTAAAAGCTTTGAACTAAAATCATAGTCACAGTTGATCCACCCAGTTTTCTTCAAACTGAATCCGTCCTCACCTGGGTGCGACATGCTCCTCTCCAGCTGCTTGAACGATTCCACCGTCAGCGTTCGGATCTCGTCATTCAGCCGGCGTTGTCCGTCCAGGGTCAGGTGCCAAAAGCACGACTTCCTCTTCTCGTCTCTGCGCAGCTGGTTGCAGGTTTTGCGGAAGCTGTTGCTGAAGCACAGGTTGTGTCGGATGGTGTTTTTCCAGCCGTCTGGAGCCGTCTGAAAGAAGGGGAAGTGCTCTCTGGAGAAGGGCAGACCACGGTGCAACATGTTAGAATCCTGCTACTCCGCCGTTAGAGACGATACACTGGCCTTTTAAAAAGTTCCTCTTTCCTTTTAGTGAACAGAATGTATGATGAAAAATCCCTTTAACCTTCACATAAAACTGTCGGGTGCGTTTGCACACGCGATGACATAATGACCTGATGAAGTTGTAAATCTGCTGGACCTTCAGGCTCCCGCTGTGGCTGCTGTTGAGCGCCAGAGCGATGAGGATGCAGTAATTCACCGGCGGACGAGGCCAGCGTTCTGGAGTCAGGTTCTTACTGTCCTGCAATAaaaaggtgaaaaataaaacccgTCAGTCATTCCACtcacgttgtgtgtgtgtggatttatcCTCTTACATTTCCAGAGCACTGGAAGAAACAAGACGACGCCGTTACGGCTCAAACATGAGATCTTCAGGAAAGTCTTGGTCTGATGTTCGCCCTGTGATATCAGACTCaggaggtcaccgtgacctttgaccttattCTAATACATTGCTCAGTGAGTACAAGTCAACATTTGGGCCAAAAGATTCCCTCAGGACGTTCTGCAGATAACACGTTCACAGTGACgttaacctttgacctccaaattaTAATCAAGTTATCCTTGAGTCCAATTAACAGTCTGTTCCAGATGTTGTGAGTTCCCCCCCAGGTGTTGCTGATACATCACGTTCACAAGACCGTGAAGCCTCTTCGACTTCGGTCAGTTCATTCTCCACTCTGATTGAACAGTTGTACGAAATTGGACAAAAACAAGGCCAGCGGCCACCAGGTGTCGCCAAAACTAATCTGCTTCATCAGTTCAATTAGTGTCACCACAATTTAAACCAATTATTGCTAAAAGCTGATTGGTGCACACGATCAGTATGAACTGCTCATCAGTTTGAGGATATAAACATATTTCTGGCTTCCCACTGAGTGACCCTGGTGTCTGATCACAGGTCTGATGTCCTCACCCTGACTTTGGTGGTCCTCCCCTTGCGTCTGTTCTTGGCCGGTCGACAGGAGACGTCTTCATCCTTGATCTTGAAAACAtagtttgtgtgcagagctttttataaacggtcgatggtgcagagtgaagtgagaAAACTTTGTGCTCATCctgcctggtttatctgcactgaagatTGTATAGTCAATGCTTTTCAATCACATGAAGGagaatattctttatttattttcacgaGCGTAGTTAAAtgtataagtttgaatgattcacTGAACTGATGTCCTTTTTtccacaatcttcagacccaa
This genomic interval carries:
- the foxr1 gene encoding forkhead box protein R1 isoform X1 — protein: MMMMMMMKSDLSGPFLLLLLCTPAVSGFGSVLRKQYEYYRHPHSSWGDAQSFCRGGYNRDLAVIYSPTDSDDLDIKNYHAWIGLFRERNNYSTWGNWIWSNRAGTNFNAWAHWEPSWTDGCVHVDSHLISRVYGSDCGYYFFFICHKRYHGHYHYTFIPQSKTWSEAQTYCRDVFDDLSTFKKGSDLKKAVLPQDFPVWTGLHRDGGAWVWSRGLSEYRNWSEAEPSDDNGDCVSISSLGKQMSARNCSTRFPFLCYWDNLVLVKENKTWEEALEHCRALRGGNQNHELLSVQPGEEHSYVMRRVMEANSDEVWTGLRFLAGDWLWVNGAELLYSGLPVCPLEQQHCGTLSKNDTGNVRIRDCSETRNFLCYF
- the foxr1 gene encoding forkhead box protein R1 isoform X4, translating into MTLHLKTSARLFDLHGTVGLTDWDLDKELKLATISDQFYHDEKLADQFVVQRPSVRASRRKDEFVFYDKTSDTFVKPSPWLLVNPNIVCPIPFGPSAADHQISCEPAEEIQTSLLNPADKQPAAGAELHMFAHQEEVLHPGSTEFMIKDEDVSCRPAKNRRKGRTTKVRDSKNLTPERWPRPPVNYCILIALALNSSHSGSLKVQQIYNFIREHFPFFQTAPDGWKNTIRHNLCFSNSFRKTCNQLRRDEKRKSCFWHLTLDGQRRLNDEIRTLTVESFKQLERSMSHPGDRVTSEDDF